One genomic window of Daphnia pulex isolate KAP4 chromosome 10, ASM2113471v1 includes the following:
- the LOC124204988 gene encoding brefeldin A-inhibited guanine nucleotide-exchange protein 2-like isoform X6, producing MRILSGDLSKMFIVKGLEKILADKEVKRSHLAQLRKACETALEDIQEELKHEENEKSSNSTSAALPLPRNYSANVINAEKHYLPFELACQCSVPRVVVIALDCLQKLIAYGHLSGTSLDPHNPQRRLIDRVVATICACFTGTPTEESVQLQIIKALLTVVTSQHVEIHEGTLLLAVRTCYNIYLASKNLINQTTAKATLTQMLNVIFMRMENQAIEEEAAFPNQENNLEQAEVGETKLEAIEIVSSIVDDIVATAVNDASAEKEVEGDTQSEGGQSNGGAPPSIISVCSSSLPRVPSQDSVDTIGGTSSSGGDLEPIGTSNSFSHVLQKDAYLVFRSLCRLAMKPLPDGIPDPKSHELRSKLLSLQLLLSVVQNAGPVFREHPVFLSVVRQCLCVALSRDGASSVTEVAELSLALFLALLNNFKAQLKKQIEVFFREIFLNILENPGSTFDHHWLVMQALTRICADAQSVVDLYVNYDCDLSAANIFERLVNVLSKIAQGRHVVDLRTTPIQEKALRIKGLECLVTILKCMVEWSRELYVNPNAQSNIDAEKIKENHTDENESQNYVNGTMTTPKQFEAIKQQKEIWEQGIVLFNRKSRRGLQYLQSQKLLGEEAVDVARFLVTEERLDKTVVGDFLGEPDKFNKEVMYAYVDLLDFNEKDFVSALRHFLEGFRLPGEAQKIDRLMEKFAARYCECNSSLRLFASADAPYVLAYSIIMLTTDLHSPQVKNKMTKEQFIKNNRGINDSKDLPEEYLSQIYDEIAGNEIKMKAHASNALGNKVSKSAGTANEKKRRLLWNMEMEALSSTARQLMESVSHVHSPFTSATHSEHVRPMFKVAWTPFLASFSVGLQDCDDLEVSTLCLDGIRCAIRIACIFHMALERDAFIQALARFTLLTANSPITEIKTKNIDTIKTLITVAHTDGNYLGHSWLDILKCISQLELAQLIGTGVRPQFITGTPTTPTGNNLNLNLGAMNLNLNLPGISSSGNNLHLSDLPSVSINSLEPSVKESIGETISQSVVVAVDRIFTGSTRLDGNAIVDFVRALCQISLEELAHSTQPRMFSLQKIVEISYYNMGRIRLQWSRIWEVLGDHFNKVGTSSNENIAFFAVDSLRQLAMKFIEKGELANFRFQKDFLRPFEHIMKRNRSPTIRDMVVRCVTQMVHSQSDNIKSGWKNIFCVFLLAASDNDEAIVELAFQTINKIVTELYVTNMAAMIDSFQDCVKCLSEFACNPLFPDTNMEAIRLIRLCGRHVADQPALFRDGGAQLADDMVNSQLTSAVTNLGLIPEEERLWVRGWFPILFELSCIIGRCKLDVRTRALTVLFEMAKQYGSTFRSHWWKDLFKVIFRIFNQSKLPDQLSEKSDWLTTTCNHALYAMVDVITQYFDLIGSLLIDDFIAQLLWCVTQENEQLARSGVNCLENLVISNGPKLGDASWLRICGCVDDIFHLTLPDALLTWSPHSAPAETDSGVKDTQRLFNGLLVQCQVQLELIHTIDNIVFFPSTTRKEDADLLASAKSISASQRDLDLDQGMFQFMSTEHLLLMVDCLAKSHNFARQFNTNSTQRNVLWKAGFRGPVRPNLLKQETQSLACAMRILFRLYHDEGRQNEWGKVADKLTHLGKDALEYYVTLETESHRDAWSPLMLLFLWKINQLTDEKFKTHVSWWHQLLCELVSFELKPELRSLLRKIFLKVGQVFRVIAAAP from the exons ATGCGTATCCTTTCCGGGGATCTCAGCAAAATGTTTATTGTTAAAGGTTTGGAAAAGATTCTCGCCGACAAAGAAGTCAAACGAAGCCACTTGGCTCAATTAAGGAAAGCTTGTGAAACAGCACTAG AGGATATACAAGAGGAACTGaaacatgaagaaaatgaaaagagctCAAATAGCACCTCTGCTGCTCTTCCACTTCCACGAAATTACTCTGCAAATGTAATCAATGCAGAAAAACATTACCTTCCGTTTGAACTAGCTTGCCAGTGCTCAGTTCCAAGGGTTGTTGTAATTGCATTAGATTGCTTACAG AAACTCATTGCTTATGGCCATTTAAGTGGAACATCACTTGATCCACATAATCCACAGCGGCGTCTCATAGACAGGGTGGTTGCAACCATATGCGCATGTTTCACTGGAACACCTACTGAAGAAAGTGTTCAGTTGCAAATCATTAAA GCCTTATTAACTGTAGTCACATCTCAGCATGTGGAAATCCATGAAGGGACTCTACTTCTGGCAGTTCGAACTTGTTACAATATCTATCTGGCCAGCAAAAATCTGATTAATCAGACAACTGCTAAAGCAACATTGACACAAATGttgaatgttatttttatgagAATGGAAAATCAGGCT attgaagaagaagcagccTTCCCAAATCAGGAAAACAATCTGGAACAAGCCGAAGTTGGAGAAACTAAACTAGAAGCTATCGAAATAGTTTCTTCAATTGTTGACGACATCGTTGCAACAGCCGTCAACG ATGCCAGCgctgaaaaagaagttgaaggagACACGCAAAGCGAAGGAGGTCAGAGCAACGGAGGAGCTCCTCCATCTATTATTTCAGTGTGTTCATCATCGCTGCCCCGAGTGCCCTCGCAAGACAGTGTTGACACTATTGGTGGCACTAGTTCCAGTGGTGGAGACTTAGAACCGATTGGGACGTCCAATAGCTTCTCGCACGTTTTGCAAAAAGACGCATATCTTGTATTTCGTTCACTTTGTCGGCTGGCCATGAAACCTCTGCCCGACGGCATTCCAGATCCGAA atCTCATGAGCTGCGGTCCAAACTTTTGTCTCTACAACTTCTCTTATCAGTGGTGCAAAATGCCGGCCCAGTTTTTCGCGAGCATCCTGTTTTTCTATCTGTAGTCCGGCAGTGCCTGTGCGTAGCACTCAGTCGCGACGGAGCCTCTAGCGTAACCGAAGTAGCTGAGCTTTCCCTAGCTCTCTTTCTCGCATTATTGAACAACTTTAAGGcacaacttaaaaaacaaattgaa gTGTTTTTCCGGGAGATCTTTCTCAACATTCTAGAAAATCCTGGTTCGACTTTTGACCACCACTGGCTAGTTATGCAAGCTTTAACGCGTATCTGTGCCGACGCTCAGAGTGTGGTAGACCTGTATGTCAATTATGACTGCGATTTGTCTGCTGCCAACATCTTTGAGCGCTTAGTTAATGTACTGTCGAAGATCGCTCAAGGGCGGCATGTTGTAGACCTAAGGACGACGCCAATTCAAGAAAAGGCTTTACGGATAAAAGGCCTCGAGTGCCTTGTGACAATTTTGAAGTGTATGGTTGAATGGAGTCGTGAGCTGTATGTCAATCCTAATGCGCAATCTAACATTG AcgccgagaaaataaaagaaaaccacacagatgaaaatgaaagcCAAAATTACGTCAACGGCACTATGACAACTCCAAAACAATTTGAAGCCATCAAGCAGCAAAAGGAAATATGGGAACAGGGGATCGTGCT GTTTAATCGGAAATCTAGGAGAGGCTTGCAATACTTGCAGTCGCAGAAGCTTCTTGGGGAAGAAGCAGTTGACGTGGCGCGTTTTCTAGTGACGGAGGAACGACTGGATAAAACAGTAGTCGGCGACTTTCTTGGAGAACCCGACAAGTTTAATAAGGAGGTTATGTACGCCTACGTTGATTTACTGGATTTCAACGAAAAAGATTTCGTTAGTGCCCTGCGTCACTTTCTGGAGGGTTTTCGACTACCCGGTGAAGCCCAAAAAATTGACAGGCTTATGGAAAAGTTTGCTGCTCGTTATTGTGAATGCAATTCAAG TCTTAGACTATTCGCCAGTGCTGATGCTCCCTACGTTCTGGCATATTCAATCATCATGCTAACGACAGATCTTCATTCCCCACAAGTCAAGAACAAGATGACTAAGGAACAGTTCATTAAGAACAATCGTGGCATCAACGATTCAAAG GATCTGCCTGAAGAGTATCTTAGTCAGATTTACGATGAGATCGCTGGAAACGAGATCAAAATGAAGGCTCATGCGTCCAACGCTTTAGGCAACAAAGTTAGCAAGTCAG CAGGGACagcgaatgaaaagaaacgtcGTCTTTTGTGGAACATGGAAATGGAAGCTTTGTCTTCGACTGCACGCCAATTAATGGAGTCTGTCAGTCACGTTCATTCGCCCTTTACATCAGCTACGCACTCGGAGCATGTTCGACCCATGTTCAAAGTTGCATGGACACCTTTTCTAGCCTCTTTCAGTGTAGGACTACAAGATTGCGATGATCTGGAAGTGTCAACTCTGTGTCTGGATGGTATTCGCTGTGCCATCCGCATAGCCTGCATCTTTCATATGGCTCTTGAACGAGATGCTTTCATTCAAGCCTTGGCCCGCTTTACTCTATTGACTGCCAACTCTCCGATCACTGagataaaaactaaaaacataGATACGATCAAGACTCTCATAACAGTCGCCCATACTGATGGAAATTACCTGGGACACTCGTGGCTTGACATCCTTAAATGTATTAGCCAATTGGAGTTGGCTCAGCTGATAGGCACTGGAGTTCGACCGCAATTTATTACTGGAACTCCGACTACACCAACAG gcaacaatttgaatttgaatttgggcgccatgaatttgaatttgaacttaCCAGGTATCTCTTCTTCGGGTAATAATCTACATCTGTCTGATCTGCCAAGCGTCAGTATAAACTCCCTCGAAC CTAGTGTCAAAGAGTCCATTGGGGAAACTATTTCTCAGAGCGTGGTGGTAGCAGTGGATCGGATCTTCACTGGTTCTACCCGGTTGGACGGAAATGCTATTGTCGATTTTGTCCGCGCTTTATGCCAG atcTCACTTGAAGAGTTGGCCCATTCTACGCAGCCGCGCATGTTCAGTTTGcagaaaattgttgaaatcTCCTATTACAATATGGGACGTATTCGTTTGCAATGGTCGCGTATTTGGGAGGTTTTGGGCGACCACTTTAACAAAGTGGGAACGAGTAGTAACGAGAACATCGCTTTCTTCGCAGTCGATTCACTTCGACAACTTGCAATGAAATTCATTGAAAAGGGAGAACTGGCAAATTTTCGATtccaaaaagattttctcaGGCCATTTGAGCACATCATGAAACGCAATCGATCACCCACAATTCGCGATATGGTGGTTCGTTGTGTCACCCAAATGGTTCATAGCCAATCAGATAATATCAAATCAGGATGGAAGAACATATTTTGTGTCTTTCTACTAG CCGCATCCGACAACGACGAAGCAATTGTGGAGCTGGCTTttcaaacaataaataaaattgtaacaGAACTTTACGTAACTAACATGGCGGCAATGATCGATAGCTTCCAG GATTGCGTCAAGTGCCTAAGCGAGTTCGCCTGCAATCCACTTTTCCCGGATACTAACATGGAGGCTATCCGTTTGATAAGGCTGTGCGGTCGGCATGTTGCCGACCAACCAGCTCTGTTTCGCGATGGgg gTGCCCAATTGGCAGACGACATGGTCAACAGCCAATTAACTTCAGCTGTGACCAACTTGGGATTAATTCCCGAGGAAGAACGCCTATGGGTCCGTGGTTGGTTTCCCATTCTGTTTGAGTTGAGCTGCATCATCGGACGTTGCAAACTAGACGTGCGTACTCGCGCTCTAACTGTTCTCTTCGAAATGGCTAAACAATACGGTTCAACGTTCCGGTCACATTGGTGGAAGGATTTATTTAAAGTTATCTTTCGAATCTTCAACCAATCGAAATTGCCGGATCAGTTGTCTGAAAAATCTGACTGGCTTACTACTACATGTAACCACGCACTCTACGCCATGGTCGATGTTATCACgcaatattttgatttgatcggTTCATTGCTTATTGATGATTTTAtcgctcagctgttgtg GTGCGTGACCCAGGAAAATGAGCAACTAGCGCGCTCAGgtgtcaattgcttggaaaaCCTGGTGATTAGTAACGGACCCAAGCTGGGTGATGCTTCTTGGTTACGAATCTGTGGTTGTGTTGATGACATATTCCATTTAACATTACCTGATGCCCTATTGACGTGGAGCCCTCACTCGGCGCCAGCTGAAACGGATAGTGGAGTCAAAGATACACAGCGACTCTTCAATGGTCTTTTAGTTCAGTGTCAAGTCCAGTTGGAGCTGATCCATACCATTGACAAcatcgtttttttcccttctacgACTCGCAAAGAAGATGCGGATTTGCTCGCCTCTGCCAAAAGCATTTCGGCTAGCCAAAGAGACCTTGATCTCG atcAAGGAATGTTTCAGTTCATGTCTACAGAGCACCTGTTGCTGATGGTCGATTGCTTAGCAAAGTCGCATAATTTTGCTCGCCAGTTCAACACCAACTCGACGCAGAGGAATGTATTATGGAAGGCAGGATTCCGAGGACCTGTCCGACCAAACTTGCTGAAACAGGAAACGCAAAGTCTTGCTTGCGCCATGCGCATCCTCTTCCGCCTTTACCACGACGAAGGGCGACAAAACGAATGGGGAAAGGTAGCTGATAAACTGACACATTTGGGTAAGGACGCCCTCGAGTACTACGTTACTCTTGAGACCGAGAGCCATCGTGATGCATGGTCACCTCTTATGCTCCTTTTCCTGTGGAAGATAAATCAACTGACTGACGAAAAG tttaaAACGCACGTCAGTTGGTGGCATCAGCTTCTGTGTGAGTTGGTGTCTTTCGAGTTAAAACCGGAATTGCGGTCATTGCTTAGAAAGATTTTTCTCAAAGTCGGTCAAGTATTCCGAGTCATTGCCGCCGCTCCATGA
- the LOC124204988 gene encoding brefeldin A-inhibited guanine nucleotide-exchange protein 2-like isoform X4: MRILSGDLSKMFIVKGLEKILADKEVKRSHLAQLRKACETALEDIQEELKHEENEKSSNSTSAALPLPRNYSANVINAEKHYLPFELACQCSVPRVVVIALDCLQKLIAYGHLSGTSLDPHNPQRRLIDRVVATICACFTGTPTEESVQLQIIKALLTVVTSQHVEIHEGTLLLAVRTCYNIYLASKNLINQTTAKATLTQMLNVIFMRMENQAIEEEAAFPNQENNLEQAEVGETKLEAIEIVSSIVDDIVATAVNDASAEKEVEGDTQSEGGQSNGGAPPSIISVCSSSLPRVPSQDSVDTIGGTSSSGGDLEPIGTSNSFSHVLQKDAYLVFRSLCRLAMKPLPDGIPDPKSHELRSKLLSLQLLLSVVQNAGPVFREHPVFLSVVRQCLCVALSRDGASSVTEVAELSLALFLALLNNFKAQLKKQIEVFFREIFLNILENPGSTFDHHWLVMQALTRICADAQSVVDLYVNYDCDLSAANIFERLVNVLSKIAQGRHVVDLRTTPIQEKALRIKGLECLVTILKCMVEWSRELYVNPNAQSNIDAEKIKENHTDENESQNYVNGTMTTPKQFEAIKQQKEIWEQGIVLFNRKSRRGLQYLQSQKLLGEEAVDVARFLVTEERLDKTVVGDFLGEPDKFNKEVMYAYVDLLDFNEKDFVSALRHFLEGFRLPGEAQKIDRLMEKFAARYCECNSSLRLFASADAPYVLAYSIIMLTTDLHSPQVKNKMTKEQFIKNNRGINDSKDLPEEYLSQIYDEIAGNEIKMKAHASNALGNKVSKSAGTANEKKRRLLWNMEMEALSSTARQLMESVSHVHSPFTSATHSEHVRPMFKVAWTPFLASFSVGLQDCDDLEVSTLCLDGIRCAIRIACIFHMALERDAFIQALARFTLLTANSPITEIKTKNIDTIKTLITVAHTDGNYLGHSWLDILKCISQLELAQLIGTGVRPQFITGTPTTPTGANLAGNNLNLNLGAMNLNLNLPGISSSGNNLHLSDLPSVSINSLEPSVKESIGETISQSVVVAVDRIFTGSTRLDGNAIVDFVRALCQISLEELAHSTQPRMFSLQKIVEISYYNMGRIRLQWSRIWEVLGDHFNKVGTSSNENIAFFAVDSLRQLAMKFIEKGELANFRFQKDFLRPFEHIMKRNRSPTIRDMVVRCVTQMVHSQSDNIKSGWKNIFCVFLLAASDNDEAIVELAFQTINKIVTELYVTNMAAMIDSFQDCVKCLSEFACNPLFPDTNMEAIRLIRLCGRHVADQPALFRDGGAQLADDMVNSQLTSAVTNLGLIPEEERLWVRGWFPILFELSCIIGRCKLDVRTRALTVLFEMAKQYGSTFRSHWWKDLFKVIFRIFNQSKLPDQLSEKSDWLTTTCNHALYAMVDVITQYFDLIGSLLIDDFIAQLLWCVTQENEQLARSGVNCLENLVISNGPKLGDASWLRICGCVDDIFHLTLPDALLTWSPHSAPAETDSGVKDTQRLFNGLLVQCQVQLELIHTIDNIVFFPSTTRKEDADLLASAKSISASQRDLDLDQGMFQFMSTEHLLLMVDCLAKSHNFARQFNTNSTQRNVLWKAGFRGPVRPNLLKQETQSLACAMRILFRLYHDEGRQNEWGKVADKLTHLGKDALEYYVTLETESHRDAWSPLMLLFLWKINQLTDEKFKTHVSWWHQLLCELVSFELKPELRSLLRKIFLKVGQVFRVIAAAP, translated from the exons ATGCGTATCCTTTCCGGGGATCTCAGCAAAATGTTTATTGTTAAAGGTTTGGAAAAGATTCTCGCCGACAAAGAAGTCAAACGAAGCCACTTGGCTCAATTAAGGAAAGCTTGTGAAACAGCACTAG AGGATATACAAGAGGAACTGaaacatgaagaaaatgaaaagagctCAAATAGCACCTCTGCTGCTCTTCCACTTCCACGAAATTACTCTGCAAATGTAATCAATGCAGAAAAACATTACCTTCCGTTTGAACTAGCTTGCCAGTGCTCAGTTCCAAGGGTTGTTGTAATTGCATTAGATTGCTTACAG AAACTCATTGCTTATGGCCATTTAAGTGGAACATCACTTGATCCACATAATCCACAGCGGCGTCTCATAGACAGGGTGGTTGCAACCATATGCGCATGTTTCACTGGAACACCTACTGAAGAAAGTGTTCAGTTGCAAATCATTAAA GCCTTATTAACTGTAGTCACATCTCAGCATGTGGAAATCCATGAAGGGACTCTACTTCTGGCAGTTCGAACTTGTTACAATATCTATCTGGCCAGCAAAAATCTGATTAATCAGACAACTGCTAAAGCAACATTGACACAAATGttgaatgttatttttatgagAATGGAAAATCAGGCT attgaagaagaagcagccTTCCCAAATCAGGAAAACAATCTGGAACAAGCCGAAGTTGGAGAAACTAAACTAGAAGCTATCGAAATAGTTTCTTCAATTGTTGACGACATCGTTGCAACAGCCGTCAACG ATGCCAGCgctgaaaaagaagttgaaggagACACGCAAAGCGAAGGAGGTCAGAGCAACGGAGGAGCTCCTCCATCTATTATTTCAGTGTGTTCATCATCGCTGCCCCGAGTGCCCTCGCAAGACAGTGTTGACACTATTGGTGGCACTAGTTCCAGTGGTGGAGACTTAGAACCGATTGGGACGTCCAATAGCTTCTCGCACGTTTTGCAAAAAGACGCATATCTTGTATTTCGTTCACTTTGTCGGCTGGCCATGAAACCTCTGCCCGACGGCATTCCAGATCCGAA atCTCATGAGCTGCGGTCCAAACTTTTGTCTCTACAACTTCTCTTATCAGTGGTGCAAAATGCCGGCCCAGTTTTTCGCGAGCATCCTGTTTTTCTATCTGTAGTCCGGCAGTGCCTGTGCGTAGCACTCAGTCGCGACGGAGCCTCTAGCGTAACCGAAGTAGCTGAGCTTTCCCTAGCTCTCTTTCTCGCATTATTGAACAACTTTAAGGcacaacttaaaaaacaaattgaa gTGTTTTTCCGGGAGATCTTTCTCAACATTCTAGAAAATCCTGGTTCGACTTTTGACCACCACTGGCTAGTTATGCAAGCTTTAACGCGTATCTGTGCCGACGCTCAGAGTGTGGTAGACCTGTATGTCAATTATGACTGCGATTTGTCTGCTGCCAACATCTTTGAGCGCTTAGTTAATGTACTGTCGAAGATCGCTCAAGGGCGGCATGTTGTAGACCTAAGGACGACGCCAATTCAAGAAAAGGCTTTACGGATAAAAGGCCTCGAGTGCCTTGTGACAATTTTGAAGTGTATGGTTGAATGGAGTCGTGAGCTGTATGTCAATCCTAATGCGCAATCTAACATTG AcgccgagaaaataaaagaaaaccacacagatgaaaatgaaagcCAAAATTACGTCAACGGCACTATGACAACTCCAAAACAATTTGAAGCCATCAAGCAGCAAAAGGAAATATGGGAACAGGGGATCGTGCT GTTTAATCGGAAATCTAGGAGAGGCTTGCAATACTTGCAGTCGCAGAAGCTTCTTGGGGAAGAAGCAGTTGACGTGGCGCGTTTTCTAGTGACGGAGGAACGACTGGATAAAACAGTAGTCGGCGACTTTCTTGGAGAACCCGACAAGTTTAATAAGGAGGTTATGTACGCCTACGTTGATTTACTGGATTTCAACGAAAAAGATTTCGTTAGTGCCCTGCGTCACTTTCTGGAGGGTTTTCGACTACCCGGTGAAGCCCAAAAAATTGACAGGCTTATGGAAAAGTTTGCTGCTCGTTATTGTGAATGCAATTCAAG TCTTAGACTATTCGCCAGTGCTGATGCTCCCTACGTTCTGGCATATTCAATCATCATGCTAACGACAGATCTTCATTCCCCACAAGTCAAGAACAAGATGACTAAGGAACAGTTCATTAAGAACAATCGTGGCATCAACGATTCAAAG GATCTGCCTGAAGAGTATCTTAGTCAGATTTACGATGAGATCGCTGGAAACGAGATCAAAATGAAGGCTCATGCGTCCAACGCTTTAGGCAACAAAGTTAGCAAGTCAG CAGGGACagcgaatgaaaagaaacgtcGTCTTTTGTGGAACATGGAAATGGAAGCTTTGTCTTCGACTGCACGCCAATTAATGGAGTCTGTCAGTCACGTTCATTCGCCCTTTACATCAGCTACGCACTCGGAGCATGTTCGACCCATGTTCAAAGTTGCATGGACACCTTTTCTAGCCTCTTTCAGTGTAGGACTACAAGATTGCGATGATCTGGAAGTGTCAACTCTGTGTCTGGATGGTATTCGCTGTGCCATCCGCATAGCCTGCATCTTTCATATGGCTCTTGAACGAGATGCTTTCATTCAAGCCTTGGCCCGCTTTACTCTATTGACTGCCAACTCTCCGATCACTGagataaaaactaaaaacataGATACGATCAAGACTCTCATAACAGTCGCCCATACTGATGGAAATTACCTGGGACACTCGTGGCTTGACATCCTTAAATGTATTAGCCAATTGGAGTTGGCTCAGCTGATAGGCACTGGAGTTCGACCGCAATTTATTACTGGAACTCCGACTACACCAACAGGTGCCAATTTAGctg gcaacaatttgaatttgaatttgggcgccatgaatttgaatttgaacttaCCAGGTATCTCTTCTTCGGGTAATAATCTACATCTGTCTGATCTGCCAAGCGTCAGTATAAACTCCCTCGAAC CTAGTGTCAAAGAGTCCATTGGGGAAACTATTTCTCAGAGCGTGGTGGTAGCAGTGGATCGGATCTTCACTGGTTCTACCCGGTTGGACGGAAATGCTATTGTCGATTTTGTCCGCGCTTTATGCCAG atcTCACTTGAAGAGTTGGCCCATTCTACGCAGCCGCGCATGTTCAGTTTGcagaaaattgttgaaatcTCCTATTACAATATGGGACGTATTCGTTTGCAATGGTCGCGTATTTGGGAGGTTTTGGGCGACCACTTTAACAAAGTGGGAACGAGTAGTAACGAGAACATCGCTTTCTTCGCAGTCGATTCACTTCGACAACTTGCAATGAAATTCATTGAAAAGGGAGAACTGGCAAATTTTCGATtccaaaaagattttctcaGGCCATTTGAGCACATCATGAAACGCAATCGATCACCCACAATTCGCGATATGGTGGTTCGTTGTGTCACCCAAATGGTTCATAGCCAATCAGATAATATCAAATCAGGATGGAAGAACATATTTTGTGTCTTTCTACTAG CCGCATCCGACAACGACGAAGCAATTGTGGAGCTGGCTTttcaaacaataaataaaattgtaacaGAACTTTACGTAACTAACATGGCGGCAATGATCGATAGCTTCCAG GATTGCGTCAAGTGCCTAAGCGAGTTCGCCTGCAATCCACTTTTCCCGGATACTAACATGGAGGCTATCCGTTTGATAAGGCTGTGCGGTCGGCATGTTGCCGACCAACCAGCTCTGTTTCGCGATGGgg gTGCCCAATTGGCAGACGACATGGTCAACAGCCAATTAACTTCAGCTGTGACCAACTTGGGATTAATTCCCGAGGAAGAACGCCTATGGGTCCGTGGTTGGTTTCCCATTCTGTTTGAGTTGAGCTGCATCATCGGACGTTGCAAACTAGACGTGCGTACTCGCGCTCTAACTGTTCTCTTCGAAATGGCTAAACAATACGGTTCAACGTTCCGGTCACATTGGTGGAAGGATTTATTTAAAGTTATCTTTCGAATCTTCAACCAATCGAAATTGCCGGATCAGTTGTCTGAAAAATCTGACTGGCTTACTACTACATGTAACCACGCACTCTACGCCATGGTCGATGTTATCACgcaatattttgatttgatcggTTCATTGCTTATTGATGATTTTAtcgctcagctgttgtg GTGCGTGACCCAGGAAAATGAGCAACTAGCGCGCTCAGgtgtcaattgcttggaaaaCCTGGTGATTAGTAACGGACCCAAGCTGGGTGATGCTTCTTGGTTACGAATCTGTGGTTGTGTTGATGACATATTCCATTTAACATTACCTGATGCCCTATTGACGTGGAGCCCTCACTCGGCGCCAGCTGAAACGGATAGTGGAGTCAAAGATACACAGCGACTCTTCAATGGTCTTTTAGTTCAGTGTCAAGTCCAGTTGGAGCTGATCCATACCATTGACAAcatcgtttttttcccttctacgACTCGCAAAGAAGATGCGGATTTGCTCGCCTCTGCCAAAAGCATTTCGGCTAGCCAAAGAGACCTTGATCTCG atcAAGGAATGTTTCAGTTCATGTCTACAGAGCACCTGTTGCTGATGGTCGATTGCTTAGCAAAGTCGCATAATTTTGCTCGCCAGTTCAACACCAACTCGACGCAGAGGAATGTATTATGGAAGGCAGGATTCCGAGGACCTGTCCGACCAAACTTGCTGAAACAGGAAACGCAAAGTCTTGCTTGCGCCATGCGCATCCTCTTCCGCCTTTACCACGACGAAGGGCGACAAAACGAATGGGGAAAGGTAGCTGATAAACTGACACATTTGGGTAAGGACGCCCTCGAGTACTACGTTACTCTTGAGACCGAGAGCCATCGTGATGCATGGTCACCTCTTATGCTCCTTTTCCTGTGGAAGATAAATCAACTGACTGACGAAAAG tttaaAACGCACGTCAGTTGGTGGCATCAGCTTCTGTGTGAGTTGGTGTCTTTCGAGTTAAAACCGGAATTGCGGTCATTGCTTAGAAAGATTTTTCTCAAAGTCGGTCAAGTATTCCGAGTCATTGCCGCCGCTCCATGA